A single window of Theropithecus gelada isolate Dixy chromosome 9, Tgel_1.0, whole genome shotgun sequence DNA harbors:
- the ACBD7 gene encoding acyl-CoA-binding domain-containing protein 7 — protein MALQADFDRATEDVRKLKARPDDGELKELYGLYKQAIIGDINIECPGMLDLKGKAKWEAWNLKKGLSTEDAMSAYISKAKELIEKYGI, from the exons gCTGATTTTGACAGGGCTACAGAAGATGTGAGGAAGCTGAAAGCAAGACCAGATGATGGAGAACTGAAAGAACTCTATGGGCTTTACAAACAAGCGATAATTGGAGACATTAATATtg AGTGTCCAGGAATGCTAGATTTAAAAGGCAAAGCCAAATGGGAGGCATGGAACCTCAAAAAAG GGTTGTCGACGGAAGATGCGATGAGTGCCTATATTTCTAAAGCAAAGGAGCTGATAGAAAAATATGGAATTTAG